From one Armatimonadia bacterium genomic stretch:
- a CDS encoding family 16 glycosylhydrolase encodes MSSVVNTKAPALEKPGWTLTFHDEFDRPQLNDMYWFPAYRSGRKEYFKRIGKESRWVDHNAHYVFEDGVLKLRIDEKLPFRPDKSTQCVSCIQTSDHRFGATTDEYQILDKFAQKYGWFEIRCKFPRGEGIMSAFWLHQHDPTKQEFTPEGQRREVGDGVVEIDIFEQQGRYITDSATSIDLNVHFTRDAHSRPEAG; translated from the coding sequence ATGAGCAGTGTAGTGAACACAAAGGCCCCGGCGCTTGAGAAGCCCGGATGGACCCTGACCTTCCATGACGAGTTCGACCGGCCGCAGCTCAATGACATGTACTGGTTCCCCGCATACCGCTCGGGCCGCAAGGAGTACTTCAAGCGCATCGGCAAGGAGAGCCGCTGGGTCGATCACAACGCACACTACGTCTTTGAGGATGGCGTCCTCAAGCTGCGCATCGACGAGAAGCTGCCCTTCCGTCCCGACAAGTCCACCCAATGCGTGAGTTGCATCCAGACCTCAGACCATCGCTTTGGCGCAACCACCGACGAGTACCAGATCCTCGACAAGTTCGCGCAGAAGTATGGCTGGTTTGAGATCCGCTGCAAGTTCCCGCGGGGCGAGGGGATCATGAGCGCCTTCTGGCTGCACCAGCATGATCCCACAAAGCAGGAGTTCACCCCCGAGGGTCAGCGGAGGGAAGTCGGCGACGGCGTCGTGGAGATCGACATCTTCGAGCAGCAGGGCCGGTACATCACCGACTCCGCCACCAGCATCGACCTCAACGTGCACTTTACCCGCGACGCTCACAGCCGCCCCGAGGCCGGCA